A region of the Ctenopharyngodon idella isolate HZGC_01 chromosome 2, HZGC01, whole genome shotgun sequence genome:
CACTGTTTATGAATCTTGCATGTCAAGTCAGGACAAATGGTTGGGGTGGTTTCAACATGAAAGCCCTGCCAATTCTGACAGCACTGGAAAAGTCCCTGTCCTTCAGAGGGAAGAGCGCATTCAAGTAGGGTtagaaaatcaaaaggaaaaagGAAAGTAAATGGAAGCATAGGTACCTAGAGAAGATGGAAACCCTCCACCACTAGAGTAGGAAGTTACCATTCCAGAGGGAGTACCTAAGGAGAACGTGTACAGTCAAAGTCTTACGGGATCAAACACAGACTGGGGGCCGTGGAAGCGGCAAAAACGTAAAGCAACGTGTTTGAATGGCACATCAATTAGACGGGATTGCATTTCAGGCACCATTGACCCATTTTCCACAAAGAACTAGAAATCTCTCATGAATCACAATAGAGGGGAAGCATTCACACCTCTACCCTGCTCTGAAACTAAAGCTATGCAGACAGGAGATGATGATGCATGTcagagaatgacagggaagatgGGTCTTAAAGGTGTGATTGAACAACGTTTGCGTCAGTGGCACACATGAGAGCGTTTTCTAACATACCGAGCAGGGAGGTGGAATCTTTGCTGAGAGCGGCGGCCACAGAGGGGTCCACGGGTGGTTGGCCATCTCCTGCGGGCAGCTCGGGCCGGGTATAATCCCGGCTTTTGTCGTTGTTGTATTTTACGTTCAGGTTGACCAGCTTGGAGAAGTCAATGCGCAAAGTGCAGCAAGAGTTGTATATGTTCTGGCCATCCAAAGACTTTAATGAAAGAAAGCGAACAAGAGAGATAGAGGATGAGAGCAAGACAGTGCACCACGTTTGTTATTCTATGACAAGGGTGAAAAAGGATAAGAATAATTACATCCAGCGCATAATGTAGGGCCCTGGCTGAAAGTAATAAAAACGCTCCTCTACAAGTAATGACAACTGCAGTCATTTCATCACATAAATGAAAGAAAGGTACTAAACCAACATATGACTGGATCATAATTTGCCTGTGGCCATAACCGTTACATTAAAAATCTCATAACAGTGCTTTGGCACATCATTACACATTTATGGAGTTTGCGGTGGTTTCAATCCTCCTCTTCGTCCACTCACCAGTTTGGCCTGCTGGGCATTTACTGGGTCACTGAACTGCAGAAGAGCCTGGAACTGATTATTTTTGGTGAATGTGATTATCTTCATGACGGTCCCAAACTTGGAGAAAATCTAAGAGAGATCAGTGCAAAGTCGTGTTAATTCGGAGGCATGAgagtgtaaaaatacatttggcttgttttttttaactgcagTTTATTCCAGATGGATGCCTGCTGTGGGCAGTGACCTGTTGGAGGACGTCCAGGGTGACTGGGTAGAACATGTTGTCGATGATTATTCGCAGTACTGGGCTGGGGGCAGGTGTTAACACACTCTCACCGGCCGTGTCCGAGCTTGGAGAGCCGCCCTCCTGGACCGCAGACACCGCCTGCAGCACGGCCTGAGCTCGCTTCAGAAGGAAAGCAAAGGGAACAGTTTAGGACTGGAGTAATGCCAGTTATACACTTCCGTTGCTGCTATATTTTAGTTATGAAACATTAAAACGAGGAGGAGTGTGATTTCTAACCTGGTTGAGCGCACTGTCAGTCTTGAGCTCTTTGTGGTTGGAGTACTGAATGAACACTGGGACATTACGCACTTGAGGTGTAACAGCTGTGTAGTAGTTCACCATGGTAACAGCTGCTTCCTCTGTTCCCAGCTCCAAAAATGCCTAATTGTGTGAAAGTGTTAGCAAAAACTTTGTTCATTCAATTTGAAAACAGTTTCTAACAAGCCATTTTAAGCACTAAAATGAATTTCAGAAGATCTATCTCAACAGGCGCTGGGTTTAATGTTCCTCACCACCACCACTCAACACATACCTGATTTTTGCCTTTAAGCATCAGGATATTAGTGACCTTTCCAAAGGGCAAGCCCAGTGCGATGACCTCAGTCTCGGAAACCTCATTGGGGAGTTTCCGAATATGAATGACTCTAGACGGTGGGCTATCCATGCTGTCCTCCACCCTCAGTTTTTTACTGTCACCTCCATTAGCTGTCAAATAAATCAGAAATACAGCTGTATTCCAAAAGCTGGCTTTTATTTGGTTTTATcagaatttaataaaaaagaccATTTGAACTATTTATTATTTGCCAATAACTGGGGAAATTATCAAAAATAGAGAATTTGAGCTTGTTTTATTCGCGATCATCTGCTGTAAGCAACAATATGACATTTTCCACATTCtgtttatatttcataaataaGTGAAAATTTGGTAAAATGGTCACATCTGTTTATGATTTAAAGTCCAttgacacaggaagtgtccttgTATTCTGCTTGCACTCTTTTTAATTGGTCTATGTATGTGTGTCAGTTAAATGCTAATGGTAATTTTGCTACACCTTGCTGTTTTTCAGCATCTCACACCATGAGCATCAAGTTTTGAAGACAGCATGTCAAGTGAAAAGTAGTTTTAGAAGTACTGCAATGTATTTCACATTCATCTTAAGTTCTTGTTGTGTTCATTTCTTTGCACTCCATCTAATAATTTGTAATAGAAATTACATGAACTCTACTGAAtttattgggttgtttcaaatattaaacattacaagATTACAAAACTTGCAACTAATAATATAGAATACTACAATAATTTacttgtgtaatttttttcaaCCCATCAACATTCCTAATGGAGTTGGCCACTGCTGAAACAGCCTCTGCCACTCTTTCCCATGCACGCCGCTTACATTGGGCCATGATACAGTTATCCAACCTCCCAAGAGCCACGTTTCCACTGCCGGGCCAAAAGCGAGCATTCAAGTACATGCCAGGGCCAGTCacatttccactgtcacttccggggCTCGAATGTGCCTCCTCGGGGCCAATGGCAAGGGGTTTTTGGCCCgccgaataccttggtccaaagcaGGCCAACTGGGGCTTGAGGAGTGGTTATGGACAAAGGCGGAGTTTGTTTTCATATCAGGCTACCAAGCTAACCTCaacatttaagatattttaaacaattttcagctcaaaacaTACTTTCAGACACCAGCGAGTGTTTGAAAAAAACTTAAAGTGAGTAGTATAATGGCCATGCCAGTAGAAAGGGTTAAAACAAAGTACAATTTTCAGTTATCAGCAGATCAAGATGAAatctgcagattttttttttttcacactgtaaaaaaatgagtgattttaacattaaaagactctaaaaatgctatggtgaaaaacagtaaattggtttacagaaagtttccgtactacatacggtgaataactgtaatagatctaacggTACTGTTAAAATAccgttaaatttacagtttttggaagtgaaaaacaaCAAGTCACTGTATAATTTACAATGAAAAAccataaattgacattcccacaattccctccttaacacttcacatttgatgtattttcgttgaaataactctgtttcttcttagttttttcctaatcagttatgtacattaaggttttatgttacatctaatgttgttaaattaatgtttattgcatttttaaaatttcatgtgttaccatgatggtgtttagtgtttgtgtgaatgacactgt
Encoded here:
- the LOC127524797 gene encoding polypyrimidine tract-binding protein 2-like isoform X1, producing the protein MDGIASDVAVGVKRSSDELLSGSLYNSPNSSVTANGGDSKKLRVEDSMDSPPSRVIHIRKLPNEVSETEVIALGLPFGKVTNILMLKGKNQAFLELGTEEAAVTMVNYYTAVTPQVRNVPVFIQYSNHKELKTDSALNQRAQAVLQAVSAVQEGGSPSSDTAGESVLTPAPSPVLRIIIDNMFYPVTLDVLQQIFSKFGTVMKIITFTKNNQFQALLQFSDPVNAQQAKLSLDGQNIYNSCCTLRIDFSKLVNLNVKYNNDKSRDYTRPELPAGDGQPPVDPSVAAALSKDSTSLLGTPSGMVTSYSSGGGFPSSLGAISPLSAAAAAAAAAGRVALSGHSGPGGVLLVSNLNDEMVTPQSLFTLFGVYGDVQRVKILYNKKDSALIQMSDGNQAQLAMSHLNGQKMYGKIIRVTLSKHQTVQLPREGLDDQGLTKDFTSSPLHRFKKPGSKNFQNIFPPSATLHLSNIPENVTEEDLRLLFSNSGGTVKAFKFFQDRKMALLQMSTVEEAIQALIDLHNYDMGRGHRLRVSFSKSTI
- the LOC127524797 gene encoding polypyrimidine tract-binding protein 2-like isoform X3, with the protein product MDSPPSRVIHIRKLPNEVSETEVIALGLPFGKVTNILMLKGKNQAFLELGTEEAAVTMVNYYTAVTPQVRNVPVFIQYSNHKELKTDSALNQRAQAVLQAVSAVQEGGSPSSDTAGESVLTPAPSPVLRIIIDNMFYPVTLDVLQQIFSKFGTVMKIITFTKNNQFQALLQFSDPVNAQQAKLSLDGQNIYNSCCTLRIDFSKLVNLNVKYNNDKSRDYTRPELPAGDGQPPVDPSVAAALSKDSTSLLGTPSGMVTSYSSGGGFPSSLGAISPLSAAAAAAAAAGRVALSGHSGPGGVLLVSNLNDEMVTPQSLFTLFGVYGDVQRVKILYNKKDSALIQMSDGNQAQLAMSHLNGQKMYGKIIRVTLSKHQTVQLPREGLDDQGLTKDFTSSPLHRFKKPGSKNFQNIFPPSATLHLSNIPENVTEEDLRLLFSNSGGTVKAFKFFQDRKMALLQMSTVEEAIQALIDLHNYDMGRGHRLRVSFSKSTI
- the LOC127524797 gene encoding polypyrimidine tract-binding protein 2-like isoform X2, producing MDGIASDVAVGVKRSSDELLSGSLYNSPNSSVTANGGDSKKLRVEDSMDSPPSRVIHIRKLPNEVSETEVIALGLPFGKVTNILMLKGKNQAFLELGTEEAAVTMVNYYTAVTPQVRNVPVFIQYSNHKELKTDSALNQRAQAVLQAVSAVQEGGSPSSDTAGESVLTPAPSPVLRIIIDNMFYPVTLDVLQQIFSKFGTVMKIITFTKNNQFQALLQFSDPVNAQQAKLSLDGQNIYNSCCTLRIDFSKLVNLNVKYNNDKSRDYTRPELPAGDGQPPVDPSVAAALSKDSTSLLGAISPLSAAAAAAAAAGRVALSGHSGPGGVLLVSNLNDEMVTPQSLFTLFGVYGDVQRVKILYNKKDSALIQMSDGNQAQLAMSHLNGQKMYGKIIRVTLSKHQTVQLPREGLDDQGLTKDFTSSPLHRFKKPGSKNFQNIFPPSATLHLSNIPENVTEEDLRLLFSNSGGTVKAFKFFQDRKMALLQMSTVEEAIQALIDLHNYDMGRGHRLRVSFSKSTI